Part of the Phycisphaerales bacterium genome, TGACTGGGTAGACTGCCTCCGAGAAGGAGGCTTTTTCATGGACCAGAAGCTCATCGATCGCGCGCCGGCGACGTACGACGACCTCCGCGCCGTCTTCGTCAACTGCACGCTCAAGAAGTCGCCGAGTACGAGCCACACGCAGGGCCTCATGGACAAGTCGATCCGCCTCATGCAGAAGGCGTGCGTCTCGGTCGAGAGCATCCGCCTGGTCGACCACGAGGTGCCTCCGGGCGTGCAGCCCGACATGACCAAGGACGGCTACGACGCCGACGAGTGGCCCGCGATCCACGAGAAGATCATGGAGGCGAACATCCTCGTCGTCGGCACGCCCATCTGGCTGGGCGAGAAGAGCTCGGTGTGCACGAAGCTCATCGAGCGGCTCTATAGTAACTCGGGCGATCTGAATGACCACGGCCAGTCTGACTTCTACGGCCGCGTGGGCGGCTGCGTCATCACGGGCAACGAGGACGGCGTGAAGCATTGCTCCATGAGCGTCCTGTACGGCCTCTCGCACGTCGGCTTCACGATTCCGCCGCAGGCCGACGCGGGCTGGATCGGCGAGGCGGGACCGGGGCCGAGTTATCTCGACGAAGAGTCGAACTCCGAGGACAACGACTTCACGAATCGCAACCTGACGATCATGACGTGGAACCTGATCCATTTCGCGCGTTTGCTCAAGGACGCCGGCGGCGTGCCGGCCTTTGGCAACCAACGCGACAAGTGGAAGGACGGCGAGCGCTTCGGCTTCGAAAAGTAGCGCGAGGTAGTCTCAGGCTCGGGGCTCGATGGCGTGCCGGGGGAACCGGTTGACGAGGGCGCTTGCGAGGCGCTGGTTCATCTGGTGGCCCGATCGCGTCGCGATAATGTCGGCCTGGATAGGCCGGCCCGCGAGCGCGAGGTCGCCGATGACGTCGAGCAGCTTGTGGCCGGCGGGCTCGAGTTCGAAGCGGTAGGCATTGTCGATCGGGCCTTCGGGGCCGATGACGAGCATGTCGGCGGGCGTCAGGCCCTCGAAGAGCCCGGCGCGCTGCAGGGCGTTGGCCTCGTGCTCCAGGCAGAACGTGCGCGCGGGCGCAATCTCGCGGATATAGGCCTCGGCCGAGCCGTCCCACGTCGCGGTCTGGGCGGCGATGGAGGCGCTCGCGCCGTAGTCGAGGTTGTACGTGACCGACCAGCCCGGCTTCTCGCGGGGCTCTGCGACGATCGACGTGTTCAGGTGCTCGAGCTTGATGGGCTGCTCGATCGTGACGGGCTCGAGCTCGCCCTCGACGCTGCGCACGCCGGCCTTTTCGATCGCCTCGACGAATGGCCGGGCTGAGCCGTCAAAGATGGGGACCTCCAGGCCATCGATCTCGATCTCGCAGTCGGTGATGCCAAGGCCGGAGAGGGCCGAGAGCGCGTGCTCGACGGTGGCGACGTAGGCGTGCCCGCGCGCCAGGTTCGTGCTGCGCGGCGGGCCGCTCAGGTGTCCGCCATGTACGGCCGTGCTGGTGACGGCGTCGGATCGCACGGGAATCGACGCGGCGATGTCGGCCCGGGTTATCGTGAGCCCGCGGTCGCTGGGCTTGAAGGTGATGGTGGCGTGCTTGCCCGAGAAGAGGCCTCGCCCGTCGAGCGTCGCGTCGCCGGCCAGGGTCTTGCGTACGACGGGGTGTGGCGTCGTCGCCGTCATGCGTCGCGGAGGCGCTTCCGAAGCTGGCGAAGGTCCTTCGAGAGCGTGCGGAACTGGGCGTAGTTGGCCGCGGCCTCGCGCGCTGGCATGGCGGGCGCGCCGAGCCACGTCTCGCCGGCGGGTACGTCGTTGATGACGCCGCTGCGCGCGCCGATGGTGGCGCCCTTGCCGATCTTGACACCGTCGCTCACGGCGACCGAGCCGGCGATGGTCGCGCCGTCACCGATCGTGACGCTGCCGGCGATGGAGCAGCAGCCGCAGATGATGACGTGCTCGCCGATGTCGCCGTTGTGGCCGATCTGGCAGAGGTTGTCGATCTTGGTACCGCGGCCGACGCGCGTGTCGGCCAGCTTGCCGCGGTCGATGCAGGTATTGGCGCCGATCTCGGCCTCGTCCTCGATGACCACGGCGCCAAGGTGTGGGATCTTGATGGCGCCCTTGGGCCCGGGCAGGTAGCCGAAGCCGTCGGCCCCGACGACGACGCCGGGGTGCAGCGTGCAGCGCTCGCCCACGCTGCAACCGTGCTGGACGACGACGCCTGGGTGCAGCACCGACTCGGCGCCCACCGAGACGTTCGGGCCGAGCGTAACGCGGGCGACGAGCACGGCCCCGGGCGCGACGCGGCAGCCCGGGCCGACCACGCACATGGGCCCGATCGAGGCGCCCTCGACGGCGGCGGATGGATCGACCTGGGCGGTGGCGTCGACGCCCGGCTCGACCGGCGGCGGGGCGGCGTGCTCGGCGAAGGCTTCGAGCAGCGTGAGCAACGCGCGATCGGCATCAGGAACGTAGAGGATCGCGCGGTCGGCGTCGGACTCGTCGAGGCGGACGCCCTCGGTCACGAGCGCCGCCGAGGCGTTGGAGGTGTTCCAGGCCGAGGCGTGGCGCTGGTCGCGGATGAAGGTGAGCGCGCCCGGCGTGGCCTTGTCGAGCGGGGCGATGTCGGCAAGGGGGACGTCGGCCGGGCCCACCAGGCGGGCGCCGAGGATTTCGGCCAGCGTGCCCGTGGTGGTGGCCTGGGGCCTCGCGTCGTTCATCGCGCTCGTGGCGGCCTCAGATCTGGCCTCTGGCTTGGATTGCTGGGCGGTCGCGGATGTACGCACGGGCATGCCTTTGCGGAATGGGACGTCGGGAGGGCCGCGGGGCGGGTAGACGTGGCCGAAGTGGCGATGGGGCGGTCAGCCTCCCCTGGCGAACTGGTTGTTCATGTGCTGCACCACGCTGTTGGTGATGTCCACGCTATCGCCGGCGTAGATGACTCGGCGAGTTTGGATGAAGTTCTCCACAAAGTCCACGGCGGCCTCGGCCCGCACGTTGGGGTTCCGCGGCACGAACAAGGGCTGTCCGGCGTGGATGACGACCTCCCAGCCGTCACGCTTGGCGACCGTCTCGACGGCTTCCAGGGCCTTTTCGTACAGGTCGGTCAAGACCCGGGCGGTGTCTTCCTGCTGCCACTTGATGAGCATCGACCCGCGAACCTCGCGGAGGCCGACTTCCATGTTTCGTTCGCGGAAGATCTGGTCGTAGGCGTCGCTGGCGGGGTCGAGGCGCTCGAGATCGGCGGTGAGGCCATCGATCTTCTCGGTGAGCTGCTTGATCTCGGCGCGCACGCCTTCGGCTTCGCCCTTGATCCGCTCGTCCACGATCTTGAACTCGTCGAGCTGGGTGATGAGGGTCACCAGGTCGACCGTGGCAACCGAGGTCGGCGCGGTCTTGGCGGCGGCGGAAGCGTCGGCTTGCGGCCTGAGCAGGGCGACGGTCGAGATCGCGATGGCGACGAGGGCGAGCAGGCCCAGGCCGGCGTTGGCCTTCGGGTTGCTTGCAATGGCGTGTCGGTTCATGGACATCGGCATGGTCGAGGCCTCCTGCTCGTCAGGGAGAGTGCGATCGCTCCGCGATCGGTGCGTGCAAGCCGAACGTGCCGCGCATCCAGGAACCGGACGGGAACGGTATCGGCTCGGTGAGCCGCGGCGGACGCTTCGCGACCGCTGCGAGGGATTCTACGCCCCGCATGGATGCCGCCGGGGCCGTTCGCTGGCATCCACCAGCAAAAAGCTTGTGATTACTTACTTACATTATCGGTCTCAGGTCGTGGCGGTGTTGGATTGACCAGAACCCCGGCGGGGGCCGATGTCGTACGTGTAGTCGGAGGGCCCCGGGGCTATCCTTACAAACATCGTCCAGGCTGGTCGTCCAAGACCGGCAACGGTCGAACGGAGGCGCGCGATGCGACGAGTGGGAGCGAGTGCTGGGGCGTTGTTGCTGACGGCGGGGCTGTGCTTCGGCCAGAACGCGCTGGGCGACGGGCGGGCCCTCGACCGAAACACCCGCGTGGGCGGGCAGGGCGTGAACAGCCCGACCCGCGACTACCTGGCCGAGATGCGCTTCCGCAACGCCCTCGTGACGGGCAACGTGCCGGGCGGAGCCGGCTTCCGCGGCGTGACCGGCTATGGGCTGGAGTATGACTTCCGCCAGCGCGTGGGCTCGGACGACCTGTTCAGCTTCCGGCGGGACTCGTTCACCAGCGGCCTGGCTGGCACGGGCATCCGCGGGACCGAGGCGCTGCAGTACCAGTTCGCGCTGACGGTGGGCAACGAGCTTCCACGCAACCTTCGCGGCAGCCTGCTGACGTCACGCACGGGCGACCGGGTGACGGCAAACCTCCCGTCGTATCCGCTCGAATCGGTGAGTGGTGCGACGGATCTCCGCCAGGCGACGCCTGCCGAATTGGGCGAGTTCGAACCCGGAACGGCGTTGGCGTTGCGTTCGACGTCTGCGTACGCCGCCCAGCGCAGCCTGAACCCGTCCATGCTGTACATGCAGGAGAGCGAGGGCGGGCAGTCGCTGGGGCTGGTTGCCTCGCCGCTGCGCGGGCTGGCGCGCGAGGACCTCGTGGGCGATGCCGAGGC contains:
- the lpxD gene encoding UDP-3-O-(3-hydroxymyristoyl)glucosamine N-acyltransferase, with product MRTSATAQQSKPEARSEAATSAMNDARPQATTTGTLAEILGARLVGPADVPLADIAPLDKATPGALTFIRDQRHASAWNTSNASAALVTEGVRLDESDADRAILYVPDADRALLTLLEAFAEHAAPPPVEPGVDATAQVDPSAAVEGASIGPMCVVGPGCRVAPGAVLVARVTLGPNVSVGAESVLHPGVVVQHGCSVGERCTLHPGVVVGADGFGYLPGPKGAIKIPHLGAVVIEDEAEIGANTCIDRGKLADTRVGRGTKIDNLCQIGHNGDIGEHVIICGCCSIAGSVTIGDGATIAGSVAVSDGVKIGKGATIGARSGVINDVPAGETWLGAPAMPAREAAANYAQFRTLSKDLRQLRKRLRDA
- a CDS encoding UDP-3-O-acyl-N-acetylglucosamine deacetylase; translation: MTATTPHPVVRKTLAGDATLDGRGLFSGKHATITFKPSDRGLTITRADIAASIPVRSDAVTSTAVHGGHLSGPPRSTNLARGHAYVATVEHALSALSGLGITDCEIEIDGLEVPIFDGSARPFVEAIEKAGVRSVEGELEPVTIEQPIKLEHLNTSIVAEPREKPGWSVTYNLDYGASASIAAQTATWDGSAEAYIREIAPARTFCLEHEANALQRAGLFEGLTPADMLVIGPEGPIDNAYRFELEPAGHKLLDVIGDLALAGRPIQADIIATRSGHQMNQRLASALVNRFPRHAIEPRA
- a CDS encoding NAD(P)H-dependent oxidoreductase, which produces MDQKLIDRAPATYDDLRAVFVNCTLKKSPSTSHTQGLMDKSIRLMQKACVSVESIRLVDHEVPPGVQPDMTKDGYDADEWPAIHEKIMEANILVVGTPIWLGEKSSVCTKLIERLYSNSGDLNDHGQSDFYGRVGGCVITGNEDGVKHCSMSVLYGLSHVGFTIPPQADAGWIGEAGPGPSYLDEESNSEDNDFTNRNLTIMTWNLIHFARLLKDAGGVPAFGNQRDKWKDGERFGFEK
- a CDS encoding OmpH family outer membrane protein, with the protein product MPMSMNRHAIASNPKANAGLGLLALVAIAISTVALLRPQADASAAAKTAPTSVATVDLVTLITQLDEFKIVDERIKGEAEGVRAEIKQLTEKIDGLTADLERLDPASDAYDQIFRERNMEVGLREVRGSMLIKWQQEDTARVLTDLYEKALEAVETVAKRDGWEVVIHAGQPLFVPRNPNVRAEAAVDFVENFIQTRRVIYAGDSVDITNSVVQHMNNQFARGG